GGAGAGCTCGCGGGCCTTGACGATCTGGCCGTCGGGCAGGGTGACCCGGGTGCCGGCGGTGACGTACAGACCGGCCTCGACGACGACCTCGTCGCCGAGCGCGATGCCGACGCCCGCCTCGGCGCCGATCAGGCAGCGCTCGCCGATGGAGATGACGACGTTGCCGCCGCCGGAGAGGGTGCCCATGGTGGAGGCGCCGCCGCCGATGTCGGAGCCGTTGCCGACGACGACGCCGGCGGAGATGCGGCCCTCGACCATCGAGGTGCCGAGGGTGCCGGCGTTGAAGTTGACGAAGCCCTCGTGCATGACGGTGGTGCCGGCCGCGAGGTGGGCACCGAGGCGGACGCGGTCGGCGTCGGCGATGCGGACCCCGGCGGGCACGACGTAGTCGGTCATGCGCGGGAACTTGTCGATCGAGGTCACCTGGAGGTGCAGGCCCTCGGCGCGGGCGTTGAGCCGCACCTTCTCGATGTCGTCGACGGCGACCGGGCCGAGCGAGGTCCAGGCGACGTTGGCGAGCAGGCCGAAGACGCCGTCCAGGCTCTGGCCGTGCGGCTTGACCAGCCGGTGGCTCAGCAGGTGGAGGCGGAGGTAGGCGTCGTGGGCGTCGATCGGCTTCTCGTCGAGCGAGGCGATGACGGTGCGGACGGCGACCACCTCGACGCCGCGGCGGGCGTCCACGCCGAGGGCCTTGGCGGCGCCCTCACCGAGGGCGTTGACGGCCTCGTCGGGGCTGAGGCGCTCGGTGCCGGCCGGGCCGGCCGCTTCGGTCAGCTCGGGGGCGGGGAACCAGGTGTCGAGAACGGTGCCGTCGCCGGCGATGGTGGCGAGGCCGGCGGCGACGGCGCCGGTGGTGCGAGGAGCAGTGGTCATGACGGAAAACCTAACCGGCGGGCCCCCGCCCGGGCCAACCGGTCTCAGGTGTCGGTCGAGTCCGTCGGCGGTTCCGACGAGGCCGTGAGCGGCGGATTCGGTCCTTCGTTCAGGACCCGCGCGAGGATCACGCGCGCGTAGACCTCGTCGTAGGCGCCGTCGGTGAGCAGCACCTGGAGGCAGATGCCGTCCATGACGGCGCCCAGGGCGCGGGCGGTGACGGGGTCGGTGCGGTGGGCCAGGGCGGCGACGACGGACTCGGTCCACTCGGCGGCGACCGGGCGCAGGGCGGGGCGGCGCAGGGCGGCGAGGTAGAGCTCGTACTCCAGCTCCACGCGGGCGCGTTCGCCGCCCAGCCACTCCCCCAGGAGCCGGGCGAGCGCGATGGCGAGGCCGGTGTCCGGGTCGGTGAGGGCGGGGTGCTCGCGGAGCAGCCGTCCGAAGCCCTCGTTGGCCTTGCGGAGCGCCGCGACGAGGAGTTCGTCGAGGGAGGCGAAGTGGTACGTGGTGGAGCCGAGCGGCACGTCGGCCTCGGCGGCGACCGTGCGGTGACTGAGGCCGCCGATACCGGCGCGTCCGACGACGGTGAGGGCGGCGTCGACGATCCGCTCGCGCCGGTCGGGGTCGTAGCGCCGGGCCCGCGCCATCAGTGCGCCCCGCCGAGGTTGAGGACGGCGACGCCGGCGACGATGAGGAGGATTCCGGCGATCTTGGCGGGGCCCAGGCTCTCGCCGAGGAAGAGGAAGCCGATGACGGCGACGGCGGCGGTGCCGACCCCGGACCAGATGGCGTAGGCGGTGCCGACCTGGAGGGTCTTGAGCGCCTGCGCCAGGAGGGCGAAGGCGATGAGATAGCCCGCGCCGGTGACGACGGAGGGCCAGAGCCGGGTGAAGCCCTCGCTGTACTTCATCGAGGTGGTGGCGAGTATCTCCGCCGCGATGGCGCCCGCAAGGAGTCCGTAACCCATGCGTACGAGCGTACACAGGCTTGCGTACGGGCGTACACAACGGTCACCGATACGGTGTCCCGCATGACCTATCCCCCAGGTCCGCCAGGACCGCCCTACGGCTACGGCTACCCGCCGCCGCCCCCGCCGCCGAAGCCCGGTGTCATACCCCTCGCACCGCTCGGCTTCAGCATGATCCTGACGGGCGCCGTCGCCACCTTCGGCCGCTACTGGAAGCAGCTGCTCGGGGTGGCGGGAGCCGTCTACGGGGCGGCGCTGCTGATCGTGGGCGCGGCTCTCGGCATCGCGTACGCGGCGGTCGGAGACCTCGCCGTCTTCGACCTGCCGGCGGGCCAGGACCCCCGGTGGGAGGACATCCGGCCCCTGCTCATCGCCTTCGGCTGCGTCTGGCTGGTCGCCATGATCGCGATCATCTGCGCCGGCACCGTGGTGGCGGCCGCCTGCCCGGCCGTGCTCCAGGAAGCGGTCCTCGGCCGGCCCACCACCTTCGGCGCGGTCTGGCGCCGGGCCTGGTCCCGGACCCCGGCCGTCCTCGGCACCATGGTGCTGACCACGCTGACGCTGCTGCTCCCGGCGATGCTCTTCCTGGGGGCCTTCGTCCTTCTGACCGTGGCGCTGCTCGCGGCCCGGACCGGCCCGCTGATCGCGCCGTTCCTGGCGTTCGCCGGCGCGACGGTCACCCTGCCGGTCGCGCTCTGGATCTGGGTGAAGTTCAGCCTGGCCCCGGCGGCGGCCGTGATCGAGGGGCAGGGCGCCTTCGCCTCGATGCGCCGGTCCTCGTCCCTGGTCCGGGGCTCCTGGTGGCGCATCTTCGGCGGCCTGCTCGCCGCCGGCGTGATGGCCTCCGTGGTGAGCTGGCTGATCCAGCAGGTCTTCTCCCTGCTGATCTCGGCCCCGCTGGCGGCGATGGACTTCTCCAGCGACAACGCCGCCACCCTGATCGCCTCGTTCGCGGTCCTCTTCGGCTTCCTCGCCGTCGGCCAGCTGATCAGCCAGGCACTCGTCTCCGTCTTCCCGCCCCTGGTCACCGGCCTGCTCTACGTCGACCAGCGGATCCGCAAGGAGAACCTGGCCCCGGAGCTGGCCCGCGCGGCCGGACTGCTCTAGACCCCGCTCCGGACACTGCTCCGGACATGCGGAACGGCCGCGCCCCGAAGGGCGCGGCCGTTCTCACGTACACCTGCGATCAGACGTTGAAGCCGAGCGCGCGCAGCTGCTCGCGGCCGTCGTCCGTGATCTTGTCCGGGCCCCACGGGGGCATCCAGACCCAGTTGATCTTCAGCTCGCTGACGATGCCGTCCGTCGCGGACTTCGCCTGGTCCTCGATCACATCGGTCAGCGGGCAGGCCGCCGACGTCAGGGTCATGTCCAGCGTCGCGACGTTCGAGTCGTCGATGTGGATGCCGTAGATCAGGCCCAGGTTGACGACGTCGATGCCCAGCTCGGGGTCGACGACGTCGTACAGCGCCTCACGGACTTCTTCCTCGGAGGCCGGCTTCATCGTGGCCTCGGCGTTCTCGGTCATGCCGACTTCCTCTCCGCGTCACCCAGCGCCTGGGCGGTCGCGTCCTTCCACGCCATCCAGCTGAGCAGCGCGCACTTCACACGGGCCGGGTACTTGGAGACACCGGCGAACGCGACCGCGTCCTCCAGCACCTCCTCCATCGCCTCGTCCGGCTCGATCTGGCCCTTGGACTGCATCAGCTCCAGGAAGGTGCCCTGGATCTTCTGCGCCTCGGCCAGCTCCTTGCCGACGAGCAGCTCGTTGAGGACGGAGGCCGAGGCCTGGCTGATGGAGCAGCCCTGGCCCTCGTACGACACGTCCTCGATGCGCGAGCCGTCGTACTTCACGCGGAGCGTGATCTCGTCGCCGCACGTCGGGTTGACGTGGTGCACCTCGGCGTCGCCGTCCCGAAGACCGCGCCCGTGCGGGTGCTTGTAGTGGTCCAGGATGACGTCCTGGTACATCGAATCCAGCTTCACGAGCCGTTCCCCTAGCCGAAGAAGTTACGGACGTGCTCCAGCCCCTCGACCAGGGCGTCGACCTCGGCCGGAGTGGAGTACAGATAGAACGACGCTCGCGTGGTCGCGGGAATTCCGTACCGCAGGCAGACCGGCCGCGCGCAGTGGTGGCCGACCCGGACCGCGATGCCCTGCTCGTCGAGGACCTGGCCCACGTCGTGCGGGTGGATGTCGCCCAGCGTGAAGGAGATCGCCGCGCCGCGGTCCTCGGCCGTGGTGGGGCCGATGATCCGCAGGTCCGGAACCTCCTGGAGGCGCCGGACGGCGTACTCGGTGATCGCGTGCTCGTGGCGCGCGATGTTCTCCATGCCGATCGCCGACAGGTAGTCCACGGCCGCGCCGAGGCCGACGGCCTGGGCGATCGGGGGCGTACCCGCCTCGAACTTGTGCGGGGCCGGCGCGTACGTCGAGGAGTGCATCGAGACGGTCTCGATCATCTCGCCGCCGCCGAGGAAGGGCGGGAGGTCCTCCAGGAGCTCCTGCCGTCCCCACAGCACGCCGATGCCGGTCGGGCCGCACATCTTGTGGCCGGTGAAGGCCACGAAGTCGGCCTGGAGCGCCTGCACGTCCAGGACCATGTGCGGGGCCGCCTGGGAGGCGTCGATGCAGACGAGCGCACCGACCTCCTGGGCGCGGCGGATGATGGTCTCCACCGGGTTGACCGTGCCGAGCAGGTTCGAGACCAGCGTGAACGAGACGATCTTGGTCTTCTCGGTGATGACCTCCTCGATGTTCGAGAGGTCGAGGCGGCCGTCGTCGGTGAGGCCGAACCACTTCAGCTTCGCGCCCGTGCGCTGCGAGAGCAGCTGCCACGGCACGATGTTGGAGTGGTGCTCCATCTCCGTGATGGCGATCTCGGTCTCGTGGTCCACGCGGTAGGGCTCGTCGGCCCAGCCCAGCATGTTGGCCACGAGGTTGAGCGACTCCGAGGCGTTCTTGGTGAAGATCACCTCGTCGCGGCTCGGCGCGTTGATGAAGGCCGCGACCTTGTCACGGGCGCCTTCGTACAGCGCCGTCGCCTCCTCGGCGACCGTGTAGACGCCGCGGTGGACGTTGGCGTTGTGACGCTCGTAGTACTCGTTGAGCGCGTCGAGGACCTGCCGCGGCTTCTGGGAGGTCGCCGCGGAGTCGAGGTACACGATCTTCTTACCGTCGTGGACCACGCGATCCAGGAGCGGGAAGTCCTTGCGGATCGCCTCGGTGTCGAGGAGGCCGGAGAGCCCCAGATGGGCAGAAGTCACGCGGATGCGCCACCCTTCACGTACTTGTCGTAGCCCTCGTTCTCCAGCTGGTCGGCGAGCTCGGCGCCGCCGGACTCGACGATGCGGCCGTTCGCGAACACGTGCACGAAGTCGGGCTTGATGTAGCGCAGGATGCGCGTGTAGTGGGTGATCAGCAGGGTGCCGACCTCACCGGTCTCGCGGACGCGGTTGACGCCCTCGGAGACGATGCGCAGGGCGTCGACGTCGAGGCCGGAGTCGGTCTCGTCGAGGATCGCGATCTTCGGCTTGAGGAGCTCCAGCTGGAGGATCTCGTGGCGCTTCTTCTCACCGCCGGAGAAGCCCTCGTTGACGTTGCGCTCGGCGAAGGCCGGGTCCATCTGGAGCTGCTCCATCGCGGACTTGACCTCCTTCACCCAGGTGCGCAGCTTGGGCGCCTCGCCGCGGACGGCCGTGGCGGAGGTGCGCAGGAAGTTGGAGACCGAGACGCCGGGGACCTCGACCGGGTACTGCATGGCGAGGAAGACGCCGGCGCGGGCGCGCTCGTCGACCGACATCTCCAGGACGTCCTCACCGTCGAGGGTGACGGTGCCGCCGGTGACCGTGTACTTCGGGTGACCGGCGAGGGAGTACGCCAGGGTCGACTTGCCGGAGCCGTTGGGGCCCATGACGGCGTGGGTCTCGCCCTGCTTGATGGTCAGGTCGACGCCCTTGAGGATCTCGCGGGGGCCGTTCTCCGCCTCGACGGAGACGTGCAGGTCGTGGATTTCGAGCGTAGCCATGGGTGACTCAGGACTCCTGGGTGACGGAGACGAGCACATCGTC
This is a stretch of genomic DNA from Streptomyces sp. R44. It encodes these proteins:
- the dapD gene encoding 2,3,4,5-tetrahydropyridine-2,6-dicarboxylate N-succinyltransferase codes for the protein MTTAPRTTGAVAAGLATIAGDGTVLDTWFPAPELTEAAGPAGTERLSPDEAVNALGEGAAKALGVDARRGVEVVAVRTVIASLDEKPIDAHDAYLRLHLLSHRLVKPHGQSLDGVFGLLANVAWTSLGPVAVDDIEKVRLNARAEGLHLQVTSIDKFPRMTDYVVPAGVRIADADRVRLGAHLAAGTTVMHEGFVNFNAGTLGTSMVEGRISAGVVVGNGSDIGGGASTMGTLSGGGNVVISIGERCLIGAEAGVGIALGDEVVVEAGLYVTAGTRVTLPDGQIVKARELSGASNILFRRNSVTGAVEARPNNAVWGGLNEILHSHN
- a CDS encoding TetR/AcrR family transcriptional regulator; translated protein: MARARRYDPDRRERIVDAALTVVGRAGIGGLSHRTVAAEADVPLGSTTYHFASLDELLVAALRKANEGFGRLLREHPALTDPDTGLAIALARLLGEWLGGERARVELEYELYLAALRRPALRPVAAEWTESVVAALAHRTDPVTARALGAVMDGICLQVLLTDGAYDEVYARVILARVLNEGPNPPLTASSEPPTDSTDT
- a CDS encoding multidrug efflux SMR transporter yields the protein MGYGLLAGAIAAEILATTSMKYSEGFTRLWPSVVTGAGYLIAFALLAQALKTLQVGTAYAIWSGVGTAAVAVIGFLFLGESLGPAKIAGILLIVAGVAVLNLGGAH
- a CDS encoding oxidoreductase: MTYPPGPPGPPYGYGYPPPPPPPKPGVIPLAPLGFSMILTGAVATFGRYWKQLLGVAGAVYGAALLIVGAALGIAYAAVGDLAVFDLPAGQDPRWEDIRPLLIAFGCVWLVAMIAIICAGTVVAAACPAVLQEAVLGRPTTFGAVWRRAWSRTPAVLGTMVLTTLTLLLPAMLFLGAFVLLTVALLAARTGPLIAPFLAFAGATVTLPVALWIWVKFSLAPAAAVIEGQGAFASMRRSSSLVRGSWWRIFGGLLAAGVMASVVSWLIQQVFSLLISAPLAAMDFSSDNAATLIASFAVLFGFLAVGQLISQALVSVFPPLVTGLLYVDQRIRKENLAPELARAAGLL
- a CDS encoding metal-sulfur cluster assembly factor: MTENAEATMKPASEEEVREALYDVVDPELGIDVVNLGLIYGIHIDDSNVATLDMTLTSAACPLTDVIEDQAKSATDGIVSELKINWVWMPPWGPDKITDDGREQLRALGFNV
- the sufU gene encoding Fe-S cluster assembly sulfur transfer protein SufU, which encodes MKLDSMYQDVILDHYKHPHGRGLRDGDAEVHHVNPTCGDEITLRVKYDGSRIEDVSYEGQGCSISQASASVLNELLVGKELAEAQKIQGTFLELMQSKGQIEPDEAMEEVLEDAVAFAGVSKYPARVKCALLSWMAWKDATAQALGDAERKSA
- a CDS encoding cysteine desulfurase translates to MTSAHLGLSGLLDTEAIRKDFPLLDRVVHDGKKIVYLDSAATSQKPRQVLDALNEYYERHNANVHRGVYTVAEEATALYEGARDKVAAFINAPSRDEVIFTKNASESLNLVANMLGWADEPYRVDHETEIAITEMEHHSNIVPWQLLSQRTGAKLKWFGLTDDGRLDLSNIEEVITEKTKIVSFTLVSNLLGTVNPVETIIRRAQEVGALVCIDASQAAPHMVLDVQALQADFVAFTGHKMCGPTGIGVLWGRQELLEDLPPFLGGGEMIETVSMHSSTYAPAPHKFEAGTPPIAQAVGLGAAVDYLSAIGMENIARHEHAITEYAVRRLQEVPDLRIIGPTTAEDRGAAISFTLGDIHPHDVGQVLDEQGIAVRVGHHCARPVCLRYGIPATTRASFYLYSTPAEVDALVEGLEHVRNFFG
- the sufC gene encoding Fe-S cluster assembly ATPase SufC: MATLEIHDLHVSVEAENGPREILKGVDLTIKQGETHAVMGPNGSGKSTLAYSLAGHPKYTVTGGTVTLDGEDVLEMSVDERARAGVFLAMQYPVEVPGVSVSNFLRTSATAVRGEAPKLRTWVKEVKSAMEQLQMDPAFAERNVNEGFSGGEKKRHEILQLELLKPKIAILDETDSGLDVDALRIVSEGVNRVRETGEVGTLLITHYTRILRYIKPDFVHVFANGRIVESGGAELADQLENEGYDKYVKGGASA